Below is a genomic region from Delftia tsuruhatensis.
CGCGCAGATTCATGTTGTGACATGCTTGACCTTGAAGTGACTTCACCGTTTCCAATGCTCGCATGAACTCCAACCGCCTGCCAAGCCCTCCGGGCAACGAGGCCTTGAACGCCTCCCCTCCCCCTTCATCGTCCGCCTGCGGCACCGATTGCTGCGCTCCGTTCACCATCACGCAGCCGACGCCGGGCCGCAGGAAGGCCCACGACCAACAAGGCCATGACCATGGCCATGATCACGCGCATGGCGACGGGCATGACCATGATCATGGACACGACCACGACGAAAGCGATCCCCACGCCGGCCACGACCACAGCGTGCTGCCCGGCTGGCCGCGCATCGCGGCTGCCCTGGTCGCAGCGGTGCTGGCCGAGACGGCCCACTGGATCAGCGGCGCCCAGGGCGGCGTGCCGGCCCTTCAATACGGCGGTATGGCCGTGGCGGTGCTGGCCATCGTCCTGTCGGGGCTGGGTGTCTACAAGGCCGGCATCCGGGATGTGCTGCGCCTGAAGCTGGGCATCCACGCGCTGATGGCCGTGGCCGTCACGGGCGCCTTCCTGATCGGCCAATGGCCCGAGGCCGCCATGGTCATGGCGCTGTATGCCGCCGCCGAGCGCATCGAGGACCAGGCCATGGACCGCGCGCGCAACGCCATCCGCAGCCTGCTGCAGATGGCCCCCGAAACCGCCGACCTGATCGGACCCGACGGCCAGGTGCGCAAGATGGCCGCGACCGAAGTGCCTCTGGATGCCGTGGTGCGCGTGGCACCGGGCGCGCGCGTTCCGCTGGATGGCGTGGTCGTGCGCGGCGAAAGCTCGGTCAACCAGGCGCCCATCACAGGTGAAAGCGCCCTGGCCGACAAGGCACCCGGCGATGAACTCTACGCCGGCAGCATCAACCAGGATGGCGAACTGCAGATGCGCGTCATGGCGCCGGCCAACGACAGCCTGATCGCGCGCATCGTCCATGCCGTGGAGCAGGCCCAGGCCTCGAAGGCGCCGACGCAGCGTTTCGTGGACCGCTTCGCCGCCATCTACACGCCCATCGTGCTGGTGCTGGCCATCGCCCTGTTCCTGCTGGCGCCCCTGCTGATGGACTGGGGCTGGCGCGAGGCCGCCTACCAGGCGCTGGCGCTGCTGGTCATCGCCTGCCCCTGCGCCCTGGTGCTGTCCACTCCCGTGACCGTGGTCAGCGCGCTGACGGCCGCCGCGCGGAGAGGCCTGCTGATCAAGGGCGGCCAGGCACTGGAATCCGCTCGCAAGCTGCGGGCCATCGCCCTGGACAAGACCGGCACGCTGACCACGGGCAGCCCCCGCCTGGTGGAATGGCGGTCCGTGAGCGAAGCCACCGCCGACGCCACCGCCACAGCCGATACCGAACGCGTCGCCGCACATGCGCTGGCCCTGGCCGGCCGCTCCGACCACCCGGTCTCGCGTGCCATTGCCACCGGGCTGCAGGCCGACGCACCTGTTGCTGCCCATGCTGCCCGTGTCACGGTGAGCCGGCTGCTGGCCCTGCCCGGCCGAGGCGTGCAGGCCGACATCGA
It encodes:
- a CDS encoding heavy metal translocating P-type ATPase; its protein translation is MNSNRLPSPPGNEALNASPPPSSSACGTDCCAPFTITQPTPGRRKAHDQQGHDHGHDHAHGDGHDHDHGHDHDESDPHAGHDHSVLPGWPRIAAALVAAVLAETAHWISGAQGGVPALQYGGMAVAVLAIVLSGLGVYKAGIRDVLRLKLGIHALMAVAVTGAFLIGQWPEAAMVMALYAAAERIEDQAMDRARNAIRSLLQMAPETADLIGPDGQVRKMAATEVPLDAVVRVAPGARVPLDGVVVRGESSVNQAPITGESALADKAPGDELYAGSINQDGELQMRVMAPANDSLIARIVHAVEQAQASKAPTQRFVDRFAAIYTPIVLVLAIALFLLAPLLMDWGWREAAYQALALLVIACPCALVLSTPVTVVSALTAAARRGLLIKGGQALESARKLRAIALDKTGTLTTGSPRLVEWRSVSEATADATATADTERVAAHALALAGRSDHPVSRAIATGLQADAPVAAHAARVTVSRLLALPGRGVQADIDGQPWTLANLRWVQEQGWDSAALRASLASHEAQGRTVTLLADAGGVRALFAVADPLRPQAREAVARLQALGVQPVVLSGDNTATVRSIAAEAGIEDARGSLLPQDKLDALADLQRTRGPTAMTGDGINDAPALAQADIGFAMGGMHSTGMAMETADVVLMNDDLRRLPEVVELSRSAHSVLWQNIALSLGVKLLFFGLALAGNASMWLAVLADMGVSLLVVANGLRLRRWGSDKENT